From one Chryseobacterium sp. 3008163 genomic stretch:
- a CDS encoding BON domain-containing protein: MKKTIAMSALALAVSFGSISCKKKVSDADLQTSATTIVAANPTATVEVKEGVAHLGGTFASQAEKDAAIKSLKEIKGVKDVHDMATIAEVAPPPPPVATTAAVDPMVQQKVKDALKDFPSVKVEVVNGELTLTGTASSVQARKIKESVDALKVGKVNFNYTVK; this comes from the coding sequence ATGAAAAAAACAATCGCAATGTCTGCCTTAGCTTTGGCAGTATCGTTTGGATCTATTTCGTGTAAAAAGAAAGTGTCTGATGCTGATCTTCAGACCTCAGCTACTACAATTGTTGCTGCTAATCCTACTGCAACAGTAGAAGTAAAAGAAGGTGTTGCTCATTTAGGAGGAACATTCGCTTCACAAGCTGAAAAAGATGCAGCTATCAAATCTCTAAAAGAAATCAAAGGTGTAAAAGACGTACACGATATGGCAACTATCGCTGAGGTGGCTCCACCTCCACCGCCGGTAGCAACTACGGCTGCTGTAGATCCTATGGTTCAGCAAAAAGTGAAAGATGCTTTGAAAGATTTCCCATCTGTAAAAGTAGAAGTAGTGAATGGAGAACTGACTCTTACAGGAACTGCATCTTCTGTACAAGCTAGAAAAATCAAAGAATCTGTAGATGCTTTGAAAGTTGGAAAAGTAAACTTTAACTATACTGTAAAATAA
- a CDS encoding SH3 domain-containing protein encodes MSTLQDKYSSVVSAAQSAGVSNLQVQEQDGILYVTGNASNTAAKDAVWNALGAIDSTYSASDINIDVQVAGLAAGAALTIATEDSNLNIRQEPSTEAAIVGKAAKGSSVTLVEQTSDDWWKVKTADGQEGYAYSRYLKA; translated from the coding sequence ATGAGCACATTACAAGATAAATATTCAAGTGTGGTTTCTGCAGCTCAGTCTGCGGGAGTTTCAAATCTTCAGGTTCAGGAGCAAGACGGTATCCTTTATGTTACAGGAAACGCTTCTAATACTGCAGCAAAAGATGCAGTTTGGAACGCGTTAGGAGCAATTGACTCTACCTATTCTGCTTCAGATATCAATATCGATGTACAGGTTGCAGGTCTTGCAGCTGGTGCAGCGCTTACGATTGCAACAGAAGACTCTAACCTAAACATCAGACAAGAGCCTTCTACAGAAGCTGCTATTGTTGGTAAAGCAGCAAAAGGTTCTTCAGTTACTTTAGTAGAACAAACTTCTGACGATTGGTGGAAAGTAAAAACTGCTGACGGACAAGAAGGTTACGCATACTCAAGATATTTGAAAGCATAA
- a CDS encoding tetratricopeptide repeat protein, translating into MTKKILFSLVFLLCNLLLLKAQQSFKLADKEFDKGNYEKAILYYTESINKKEELSTAYNYRGLSYLYLEKVQEAKADLESSFKLNPSDDKIHTSFARFYASTGQFPKALEFYNSSIEKKSNNYKLYNERAGIKAAMEMYNEAIADADFSIKHLPNDYSAYLNRGYVYLRMGNYEKAINDLSASLKIKASHKGFGNRGTAYALSKNMIWQ; encoded by the coding sequence ATGACGAAAAAGATATTGTTTTCACTGGTTTTTTTGCTTTGCAATCTACTTTTATTAAAAGCTCAGCAGAGTTTTAAACTTGCGGATAAAGAATTTGATAAAGGTAATTATGAAAAAGCCATTCTTTATTATACAGAATCTATTAATAAAAAAGAAGAATTATCAACGGCGTATAATTATCGGGGGCTTTCTTATTTGTATCTGGAAAAAGTGCAGGAAGCAAAAGCAGATTTAGAATCTTCATTTAAGTTAAATCCTTCTGATGATAAGATACACACTAGTTTTGCACGTTTTTATGCCTCAACAGGACAATTTCCCAAAGCATTAGAATTTTACAACAGTTCAATCGAAAAAAAATCTAACAATTATAAATTGTACAACGAAAGAGCAGGTATAAAAGCAGCAATGGAAATGTACAATGAAGCTATTGCTGATGCAGATTTCTCCATAAAACATCTTCCTAATGATTATTCTGCGTATCTGAACAGAGGATATGTCTACCTTAGAATGGGAAACTATGAAAAAGCCATTAATGATCTTTCTGCTTCCCTAAAAATAAAAGCCAGCCACAAAGGTTTCGGTAATAGAGGAACCGCATACGCATTATCAAAAAATATGATTTGGCAATAA
- the speB gene encoding agmatinase — protein sequence MKTYAGIPEENASLENSKVVLVTVPYDGTSTWGKGADKGPELFLDASENMELYDIETGTEPYLEGVYLAGEVSENSTPEAMTEAVYQKTKELLATDKLFTLFGGEHSVSIGSIRAVGEKFENLTVLQLDAHTDLRPEFHGSTSNHACAVFEANKKHNLVQVGIRSMDVEEVEYLPEGRVFFAHEIAHNENWVNDVLEKVSGNVYITIDLDAFDPSIAPSTGTPEPGGLQWYPTLELLRKVFEKCNVVAFDIVELMDSTYSKPSAFLAAKLYYKMLAYYHINRD from the coding sequence ATGAAAACATACGCAGGAATTCCTGAAGAAAATGCTTCATTAGAAAATTCAAAAGTAGTATTGGTAACGGTTCCTTATGACGGAACGTCAACTTGGGGAAAAGGCGCTGATAAAGGTCCGGAGTTGTTCTTGGATGCTTCTGAAAACATGGAGCTTTATGACATCGAAACAGGAACTGAGCCTTATCTGGAAGGTGTTTATTTAGCTGGAGAAGTTTCAGAAAATTCAACACCTGAAGCAATGACAGAAGCAGTTTATCAGAAAACAAAAGAACTTTTGGCAACAGATAAATTGTTCACGCTTTTTGGTGGGGAACATTCTGTTTCTATTGGTTCGATTCGTGCAGTTGGAGAAAAATTTGAAAATCTGACGGTTCTTCAGTTAGACGCTCATACAGATTTGCGTCCGGAATTCCACGGTTCTACTTCTAATCATGCTTGTGCGGTTTTTGAAGCAAATAAGAAACATAATTTAGTGCAAGTCGGAATTCGTTCTATGGATGTTGAGGAAGTTGAATATTTACCTGAAGGAAGGGTGTTTTTCGCTCATGAAATTGCTCACAATGAAAACTGGGTGAATGATGTTTTAGAAAAAGTTTCAGGAAATGTGTACATTACCATCGATTTAGATGCTTTTGACCCATCAATTGCTCCATCAACAGGAACTCCTGAGCCAGGTGGTTTGCAGTGGTACCCAACTTTAGAATTATTAAGAAAAGTTTTCGAAAAATGTAATGTGGTAGCATTTGATATTGTTGAATTGATGGATTCGACGTATTCAAAGCCAAGCGCATTTTTAGCGGCAAAACTGTATTATAAAATGCTGGCATACTATCACATCAACAGAGATTAA
- a CDS encoding HAD family hydrolase, whose amino-acid sequence MSLKAVLFDMDGVIVDTEPLHRKAYFKTFNQLGIEVSEELYTSFTGASTKKVCDTLIDRFNLSETFEDIALIKRAHFKDYFYNDEEFDLIPGVRALIQHYYENGITLILASSATMTTINMVFEKFELEKYFNGKISGADLKESKPHPEIFIKATGMANEPIENCMVIEDSTNGILAAHRANIFCAAYKSEHTHNQDYSLANMVVSDYSELEIDKISKYF is encoded by the coding sequence ATGTCCTTAAAAGCTGTGCTGTTCGATATGGATGGCGTTATTGTAGATACAGAACCTTTGCACAGAAAAGCGTATTTCAAAACATTTAATCAATTAGGAATTGAAGTTTCAGAAGAACTTTATACCTCCTTCACCGGTGCTTCCACAAAGAAAGTTTGTGACACTTTAATTGATCGCTTCAATCTTTCTGAAACCTTTGAAGATATTGCCTTAATCAAAAGAGCTCATTTTAAAGATTACTTTTACAACGATGAAGAATTTGATTTGATTCCTGGAGTAAGAGCATTAATTCAACATTATTACGAAAACGGAATTACCTTGATTCTCGCATCTTCCGCAACGATGACCACCATTAATATGGTTTTTGAGAAATTTGAATTAGAAAAATACTTCAATGGAAAGATCAGCGGTGCCGATTTAAAAGAATCAAAACCTCATCCTGAGATTTTCATTAAGGCTACTGGAATGGCAAACGAACCTATTGAAAACTGCATGGTCATTGAAGATTCTACCAACGGAATTTTGGCAGCTCACAGAGCCAATATTTTCTGTGCAGCCTATAAAAGTGAGCATACGCACAATCAGGATTACAGTTTGGCGAATATGGTGGTTTCAGATTATTCTGAATTGGAGATTGATAAGATTTCGAAATATTTTTAG
- a CDS encoding phytanoyl-CoA dioxygenase family protein, whose amino-acid sequence MLNLQQHKNTIADKGFSVISNIFSTEEIEKISEVIQNIDTSKETFRKSEDLFAIRQFLKEIPEVKDLIFNENFKTIIREIFGENYFVVKSIYFDKPEKSNWYVAYHQDLTISVDKKVELENFGPWTTKQNQFAVQPPLDILENIFTIRIHLDDTDENNGALKVVPKSHAKGIYRPETINWDVETENICNVEKGGVMIMKPLLLHGSNRTTNGKKRRVIHIEFSDRELPDELQWSERMN is encoded by the coding sequence ATGTTGAATTTACAACAACATAAAAATACAATTGCTGATAAAGGTTTTTCCGTTATCAGCAATATTTTTTCTACGGAAGAAATTGAAAAAATAAGTGAAGTCATTCAAAATATTGACACTTCAAAAGAAACCTTCAGGAAATCAGAAGACCTTTTTGCGATACGTCAATTTTTAAAGGAGATTCCTGAAGTGAAAGATTTGATTTTTAATGAAAATTTTAAAACAATCATCAGAGAAATTTTTGGCGAAAATTATTTTGTAGTTAAAAGTATTTACTTTGATAAACCTGAAAAATCAAACTGGTACGTTGCGTATCATCAGGATTTAACTATTTCTGTAGATAAAAAAGTTGAGCTGGAGAATTTCGGGCCGTGGACAACGAAACAGAATCAGTTTGCGGTACAGCCACCTTTGGACATTTTGGAAAATATTTTCACGATAAGAATTCATCTTGATGATACAGATGAAAATAACGGAGCCTTAAAAGTCGTTCCAAAATCTCATGCAAAAGGAATCTACAGACCCGAAACCATCAATTGGGATGTTGAAACAGAAAATATCTGCAATGTAGAAAAGGGCGGAGTAATGATTATGAAACCTTTGCTTCTTCACGGTTCAAACCGTACTACAAATGGAAAGAAGAGAAGAGTCATTCATATTGAGTTTTCGGATAGAGAATTGCCGGATGAGTTGCAGTGGTCGGAGAGAATGAATTAA
- a CDS encoding dicarboxylate/amino acid:cation symporter has product MKGQNKLFIAIIIALVVGVAIGGFVHIQYPESAKPFSQNIKLLGTIFIRLVQMIIAPLVFTTLVVGIAKMSDIKMIGRVGSKAMLWFISASLVSLFIGLILVNWLEPGHVTKLPIQDAASADELLKSSKGFSMEDFVKHVIPKSIFEAFATNEVLQIVVFSIMFGVALANLGDEYAQPVIKLFDVIAHAILKMVGYIMWFAPLGVLGAIAAVVATNGFEIFKVYAIYLRDFFFAIAVLWAVLLLVGYLILGKRLFELLRRIKSPLLIAFSTTSSEAVFPKLVEELERFGCNNRVVSFILPLGYSFNLDGSMMYMTFASIFIAQIYGIEMSIGQQITMLLVLMLTSKGIAGVPRASLVIIVATCSMFGIPPEGIALILPIDHFCDMARSMTNVLGNALATSAVSKWEGQLDNHGGDL; this is encoded by the coding sequence ATGAAAGGACAGAATAAATTATTTATAGCAATTATCATTGCATTGGTAGTGGGTGTTGCAATTGGTGGATTTGTACATATTCAGTATCCTGAAAGTGCGAAACCATTTTCTCAAAACATCAAACTTTTGGGAACCATTTTTATCAGATTGGTACAGATGATCATTGCGCCATTGGTTTTTACAACTTTGGTGGTGGGAATTGCCAAAATGAGTGACATCAAAATGATCGGAAGAGTAGGGTCAAAAGCAATGCTTTGGTTCATTTCAGCTTCTCTCGTTTCACTATTTATAGGTTTGATTTTGGTGAATTGGCTTGAACCAGGCCACGTAACGAAACTTCCTATTCAGGATGCAGCGTCTGCTGACGAACTTTTAAAATCGAGCAAAGGTTTCTCAATGGAAGATTTTGTGAAACATGTTATCCCTAAAAGTATTTTTGAAGCTTTTGCAACCAATGAAGTTCTACAGATTGTAGTTTTTTCTATTATGTTCGGAGTTGCTTTAGCTAATTTGGGTGACGAATATGCTCAACCTGTCATCAAATTATTTGATGTCATTGCTCATGCAATCCTGAAAATGGTAGGTTATATCATGTGGTTTGCGCCGCTTGGAGTTTTAGGAGCAATTGCAGCAGTTGTTGCGACCAATGGTTTTGAAATTTTTAAAGTCTACGCAATTTATCTCAGAGACTTTTTCTTTGCGATAGCCGTTTTGTGGGCTGTACTTTTATTGGTTGGATATCTGATTTTAGGCAAACGTCTTTTTGAATTATTAAGAAGAATAAAATCTCCATTATTGATTGCTTTCTCCACAACAAGTTCGGAAGCTGTTTTTCCTAAATTGGTTGAAGAATTAGAAAGATTTGGGTGTAACAATAGAGTAGTATCATTTATTTTACCTTTAGGATATTCATTTAATTTGGATGGAAGTATGATGTACATGACGTTTGCATCAATTTTCATTGCTCAGATCTACGGAATCGAAATGTCTATCGGACAACAAATCACCATGCTTTTGGTTTTAATGTTAACTTCAAAAGGGATTGCCGGAGTTCCGAGAGCTTCTTTAGTTATTATCGTGGCAACATGCTCAATGTTCGGAATTCCGCCTGAGGGAATTGCTTTAATTTTACCAATCGATCACTTCTGTGATATGGCGAGAAGTATGACGAATGTTTTAGGAAATGCTTTGGCAACTTCTGCGGTTTCTAAATGGGAAGGGCAGCTTGATAACCATGGAGGAGATCTATAA
- a CDS encoding alpha-ketoglutarate-dependent dioxygenase AlkB family protein — MNSLFDSTQDFPINILPKDGITEYYGKVFSDEECEKYYQYLFNQIPWENDEAVIFGKLIITKRKVAWFGEKQFEYTYSNRTKYAKLWTPELLVLKQKCEGVSGEKYNSCLLNLYHDGSEGMAYHSDGEKDLKKHGAIASLTFGSERKFSFKHKTSKERIDIMLENGSLLVMKGITQENWFHRLPQTTKVKTPRVNLTFRTIEE, encoded by the coding sequence ATGAATAGTTTATTTGATAGCACACAAGATTTTCCCATTAATATTCTTCCCAAAGACGGAATCACAGAATATTACGGAAAGGTTTTTTCTGATGAAGAATGCGAAAAATATTATCAGTATTTGTTTAATCAAATTCCTTGGGAAAATGACGAGGCTGTGATTTTTGGAAAACTGATTATCACCAAAAGAAAAGTTGCATGGTTTGGCGAAAAACAATTTGAATACACCTATTCCAACCGAACAAAATATGCCAAGCTCTGGACTCCCGAATTGTTAGTCTTAAAACAAAAATGTGAAGGAGTTTCTGGTGAAAAATACAATTCATGCCTTCTGAATTTATACCACGACGGAAGCGAAGGAATGGCTTACCATAGTGACGGAGAAAAAGATTTAAAGAAACATGGAGCAATTGCCTCTCTGACTTTCGGATCAGAACGTAAATTTTCTTTTAAACATAAAACATCCAAAGAAAGAATTGACATCATGCTCGAAAATGGAAGTTTACTCGTGATGAAAGGAATAACCCAGGAAAATTGGTTTCACAGGCTTCCACAAACGACAAAAGTGAAAACTCCAAGAGTAAATTTGACTTTCAGAACGATTGAGGAATAA
- the pnuC gene encoding nicotinamide riboside transporter PnuC: MVLAAKGSIWNYVIGTVNTVTYAYVAYNNGLFGELGLYILFFLPMNIVGYFMWKNHIKDDIVEMKTLNLKSILFVFLTTFLGCAFLGYFLSKIHTQNSPYLDGMSTIISIVATILMILRYKEQWLLYIILNITTIIIWIIRTLDGSESGIMMIVMWSAFLINATYGYYNWSRGSKAIEK, from the coding sequence GTGGTTCTTGCCGCCAAAGGAAGTATTTGGAATTATGTTATTGGAACAGTAAACACAGTTACATATGCCTATGTAGCTTATAATAATGGCTTGTTTGGCGAATTGGGGCTGTATATATTATTTTTTCTTCCCATGAATATTGTAGGATATTTTATGTGGAAAAACCATATAAAAGATGATATAGTGGAAATGAAAACACTCAATCTAAAATCTATTTTATTCGTGTTTTTGACAACATTTTTGGGATGTGCCTTCTTAGGATATTTTTTATCAAAAATTCATACTCAAAATAGTCCCTATTTAGATGGAATGTCTACGATTATTTCAATTGTAGCAACGATTCTTATGATTCTTCGCTACAAAGAACAATGGCTATTATATATTATTTTAAATATTACCACGATTATTATTTGGATTATCAGAACGTTAGATGGTAGTGAAAGCGGAATTATGATGATTGTAATGTGGTCGGCTTTTTTAATTAATGCCACCTATGGATATTATAATTGGAGTAGAGGGAGTAAAGCAATAGAAAAATGA
- a CDS encoding outer membrane beta-barrel protein, which produces MSLGDIELEKNSVFNIEEVTLTASPVKIKKDTIEFNASAIKVRPDSKIEELLKQIPGVEINNDGKITVNGKEVDQIMINGKPFFDKDGKIALQNLPADIIKNIQFTTTKTKEEELSGKAAKSNNTTINFNIDEKKNKGLLSRLTLGYGSDKRYEGSGLLSYFKNETKISLLASSNNINSQGFSNDEVFDSMGHGRNSWLMQGGSVVTSGGNTYYTDGSSGNNKGIQRSTTIGFSYSDKLSKNAELDRFSVMMADSNLEMRSKVSRTTFLPEYTLKTNSESNGENDNRQYSFDTSATIKLDSLTSIYFSPSFSKTKSFNFNNSKSNTLRNDLLLNENESFTSTDSENNSFNPNIYVTKRFKKKGRSVYANLSSSISEAKRDQLNKSQTIFYQTTDPADIRNQLSKTKNQTNNYKFGTGYTEPISDSATVSLSLNYENKLDSNLRDVSDFDQNTGKYSNYNSDLSNIMNQKINEISPELSFELNKSKLNIWANLDFKITDMKVSSVFDEQQYNLQKNFALPNYSMNVQYQFSQNKRLSFYNSAQYTIPSANQLTPYVDFVNPLIAYQGNPDLKNSWSNTSYLYFNNFNIVKNINYYMSLNFTYKNNDVVNYSYFDDSGKQFITYANVSGNKNLYLGGGFSKTFKWKENKLTLNPRFSVSYNYSRGFINAVQYTSNSYNFNPGFNLTYEIKDKITIKPSYRIGYSFSDYTNYDIGRVKTANQVAKLELTNYIFKTKLVFGNDFEYNTTSNIAPGFKRDFYFWNTSLGYSFFNKQLTAKVKVYDVLNQNQSVRRTIMPAYFEDQEDLILKRYVMFSLSMKLNKFAGKKTNVK; this is translated from the coding sequence ATGTCGCTGGGAGATATTGAACTTGAAAAAAATTCGGTATTTAACATTGAGGAAGTCACGCTCACTGCATCGCCTGTTAAAATTAAAAAAGACACGATAGAATTCAATGCCTCGGCTATAAAAGTAAGACCCGACAGCAAAATTGAGGAACTTTTAAAGCAAATTCCAGGTGTAGAAATCAATAATGACGGAAAAATTACCGTTAACGGAAAAGAAGTTGACCAAATTATGATCAACGGAAAACCTTTCTTCGACAAAGACGGAAAAATTGCCCTTCAGAATCTTCCGGCTGATATTATTAAAAACATACAGTTTACAACCACAAAAACCAAAGAAGAAGAACTCAGCGGAAAAGCAGCAAAATCTAATAATACGACCATCAATTTTAATATCGATGAAAAGAAAAATAAAGGATTGCTATCTCGTCTTACATTGGGCTACGGTTCGGATAAAAGATATGAAGGAAGCGGACTTTTAAGTTATTTTAAAAATGAAACTAAGATCAGCCTACTCGCGTCATCAAACAACATCAACTCTCAGGGGTTCTCTAACGATGAGGTTTTCGACAGTATGGGACACGGCAGAAATTCTTGGTTGATGCAGGGAGGAAGCGTCGTAACTTCAGGCGGAAATACCTATTACACCGATGGAAGCAGCGGAAATAACAAAGGAATTCAAAGATCGACGACGATAGGTTTTAGTTACAGCGATAAATTGTCTAAGAATGCCGAACTAGATAGATTCAGCGTAATGATGGCTGATAGCAATCTTGAGATGAGATCTAAAGTTTCTCGTACTACATTTCTTCCCGAATATACACTGAAAACCAACTCTGAAAGTAATGGTGAAAACGACAACAGACAATATAGCTTCGATACTTCAGCTACCATCAAACTAGATTCACTTACGAGTATCTACTTTTCACCTTCGTTCTCAAAAACAAAAAGTTTTAATTTTAATAATTCGAAATCTAATACTTTACGAAATGACCTTCTGCTGAACGAAAATGAGTCTTTTACAAGTACAGATTCTGAGAATAATTCATTCAACCCAAATATTTATGTCACCAAAAGATTTAAGAAAAAAGGTAGATCTGTGTATGCCAATTTAAGCAGTTCGATTTCTGAAGCAAAGAGAGATCAACTGAATAAATCTCAGACGATTTTTTATCAAACGACAGATCCTGCCGATATAAGAAATCAGCTTTCTAAGACCAAAAATCAGACGAACAATTATAAATTTGGTACTGGATATACTGAGCCGATTTCTGATTCTGCAACTGTTAGTTTAAGTTTAAATTACGAAAACAAGTTAGACAGCAATCTCAGAGATGTAAGCGATTTTGATCAGAATACAGGAAAATATTCTAACTATAATTCAGATTTGTCGAATATTATGAATCAGAAGATCAACGAAATTTCTCCGGAATTATCTTTTGAATTAAATAAAAGTAAACTTAATATCTGGGCAAATCTCGATTTTAAAATCACAGATATGAAGGTAAGTTCGGTTTTTGACGAACAGCAGTATAATCTCCAGAAAAATTTTGCACTTCCTAATTACAGCATGAATGTGCAATATCAGTTTTCGCAAAACAAAAGACTTAGTTTTTACAACAGTGCACAGTACACGATACCCTCAGCAAATCAATTGACACCTTACGTAGATTTTGTGAATCCACTAATTGCTTATCAGGGAAATCCGGATCTTAAAAATTCTTGGAGTAACACTTCTTATTTATACTTTAATAATTTTAATATCGTAAAAAACATCAATTATTATATGAGTTTAAATTTCACTTATAAAAATAATGATGTAGTGAATTACTCCTACTTCGACGACTCTGGGAAACAGTTTATCACCTACGCCAATGTGAGCGGAAACAAAAATCTCTACCTTGGCGGTGGCTTTTCGAAAACTTTTAAATGGAAAGAAAATAAATTGACCTTAAACCCAAGATTCAGCGTGAGCTATAATTACAGCCGAGGATTCATCAATGCTGTACAATATACCAGCAATTCTTACAACTTTAATCCCGGATTTAATCTTACGTATGAAATCAAAGATAAAATCACAATAAAACCATCATACAGAATTGGTTACAGTTTCTCAGATTATACAAACTATGATATTGGAAGAGTAAAAACCGCCAATCAGGTTGCAAAATTGGAGCTTACCAACTATATTTTTAAAACAAAACTGGTCTTTGGCAACGATTTTGAATACAACACGACGTCTAACATCGCACCAGGTTTCAAAAGAGATTTTTACTTCTGGAACACGAGTTTAGGATATTCTTTTTTCAATAAACAACTCACGGCAAAAGTGAAAGTGTATGATGTTCTGAACCAAAATCAAAGTGTAAGAAGAACGATCATGCCAGCTTATTTTGAAGATCAAGAAGACCTTATTTTAAAAAGATATGTCATGTTTTCTCTCTCAATGAAGCTGAATAAGTTTGCAGGAAAAAAGACCAACGTAAAATAG
- a CDS encoding CocE/NonD family hydrolase, which produces MKIPFSFLFILVFIFGQAQSNTPSDSFVKDNFTKKEFYITMRDGVKLFTAVYIPKDISKKQKYPFLMQRTCYSIAPYGENEYKAKIGPNQYLMKDKYIFVFQDVRGRYMSEGTFTNMTPQVERKTKKDVDESTDTYDTIDWLVKNIKDNNGKVGQYGTSYPGFYTAVGTLAQHPALVASSPQAPISDFWNDDFLHNGKFMLGYFKTFPVFGVQKTKPEQKAWYSDSMIKPTSEDGLKFYREMGTLKDGYEKYYKNNFFMTEIMNHPNYDEFWQKRSLLPHLKNINHAVMTVGGWYDAEDLFGPLNIYKTIEKTSPKAKNTIVMGPFSHGGWGREEGKHFHNQIYFGDSIATYYQKNLETKFFNHYLKGNTKEDAGLPEAVMYDTGAKEWKEFAQYPPKNAQKINFYLANGTLKNTLGQGSSEYYSDPNNPVLSSDNLKDFNGFTPRNYMSEDQRFAVGRPDVLTFTTDVLTEDMTFAGEILAKLNIASTSTDADFAVKLIDVYPEDFKPQEKKESVIYGNYHQMVRSEIMPARFRNSKEKPEALVANQKTAVNFRLQDVVHTFKKGHKIQIQISSTWFPLFSVNPQKFLENPNMATKEDYTKAFIKVFEDSAIEVEVLK; this is translated from the coding sequence ATGAAGATTCCATTTTCTTTTTTATTCATTCTAGTTTTTATTTTCGGACAAGCACAGAGCAACACTCCATCTGACTCTTTCGTCAAAGATAATTTTACTAAAAAAGAATTTTACATTACGATGCGTGACGGCGTAAAACTTTTCACTGCTGTTTATATTCCAAAAGATATTTCGAAGAAGCAAAAATATCCTTTTCTTATGCAGAGAACCTGCTACAGCATTGCACCTTATGGTGAAAACGAATACAAAGCTAAGATTGGTCCGAATCAATATTTAATGAAAGACAAATACATTTTTGTATTCCAGGATGTGCGAGGAAGATACATGAGTGAGGGAACATTCACCAATATGACACCACAGGTTGAACGCAAAACAAAAAAAGACGTCGACGAAAGCACTGATACTTATGACACCATTGATTGGTTAGTTAAAAATATAAAAGATAACAACGGAAAAGTAGGACAATACGGAACTTCATATCCCGGATTTTACACAGCTGTAGGGACTTTGGCGCAACATCCGGCTTTGGTAGCTTCTTCACCACAAGCTCCGATTTCTGACTTCTGGAACGATGATTTTCTTCACAACGGAAAATTTATGTTAGGTTATTTTAAAACATTTCCGGTTTTTGGAGTTCAGAAAACAAAACCTGAACAAAAAGCCTGGTATTCTGATTCTATGATTAAACCTACCTCAGAAGACGGTTTGAAATTCTACAGAGAAATGGGAACTTTGAAGGATGGTTATGAAAAATACTACAAAAACAACTTCTTCATGACCGAGATTATGAATCATCCGAATTATGATGAATTCTGGCAGAAAAGAAGTCTTCTACCCCATCTTAAAAACATCAATCATGCAGTAATGACCGTTGGGGGTTGGTATGATGCGGAAGATCTTTTTGGCCCATTAAATATCTATAAAACTATTGAAAAAACAAGTCCGAAAGCTAAAAACACGATCGTAATGGGACCATTTTCTCATGGTGGTTGGGGACGTGAAGAAGGAAAACATTTCCATAATCAAATCTATTTCGGTGACAGCATTGCAACCTATTATCAGAAAAATTTGGAGACCAAATTTTTTAATCATTATTTAAAAGGAAATACAAAAGAAGACGCAGGTTTACCCGAAGCGGTGATGTACGACACCGGAGCCAAAGAATGGAAAGAATTTGCTCAATATCCGCCAAAAAATGCTCAGAAAATCAATTTTTATTTAGCCAACGGAACTTTAAAAAATACTTTAGGACAAGGTTCTTCAGAATACTACAGTGATCCGAACAATCCCGTTTTGAGTTCTGATAATCTGAAAGATTTTAACGGATTTACCCCACGAAATTATATGTCAGAAGACCAAAGATTTGCTGTCGGAAGACCCGATGTATTAACTTTCACGACGGATGTTCTGACAGAAGATATGACGTTTGCAGGAGAAATTTTAGCTAAATTAAATATCGCATCCACCTCTACCGATGCAGATTTTGCAGTGAAATTAATTGATGTTTATCCTGAGGATTTCAAACCTCAAGAAAAGAAAGAAAGTGTGATTTACGGAAATTATCATCAAATGGTCAGAAGCGAAATTATGCCTGCAAGGTTCAGAAATTCAAAAGAGAAACCAGAAGCTTTGGTTGCGAACCAGAAAACTGCCGTTAATTTCAGATTGCAGGATGTGGTACATACATTCAAAAAAGGTCACAAAATTCAGATACAAATTTCTTCTACCTGGTTTCCACTTTTCTCAGTGAATCCGCAGAAATTCTTAGAAAACCCGAATATGGCGACTAAGGAAGATTATACAAAAGCTTTTATTAAAGTCTTTGAAGATTCTGCAATTGAAGTTGAGGTTTTGAAATAA